From Acinonyx jubatus isolate Ajub_Pintada_27869175 chromosome B2, VMU_Ajub_asm_v1.0, whole genome shotgun sequence, a single genomic window includes:
- the CNPY3 gene encoding protein canopy homolog 3 isoform X1: protein MEPLPEPAPRPGPRCLLLLSLLLLLLLLLPAPELGPSQAQAEETDWVRLPSKCEVCKYVAVELKSAFEETGKTKEVIDTGYGILDRKASGVKYTKSISEPPDQMTYLPSSSDFPLPLSCCCLCRDLRLIEVTETICKRLLDYSLHKERTGSNRFAKGMSETFETLHNLVHKGVKVVMDIPYELWNETSAEVADLKKQCDVLVEEFEEVIEDWYRNHQEEDLTQFLCANHVLKGKDTSCLAEQWSGKKGDTAALGGKKSKKKSGKVKASGSGSKQRKELGGLEEDPSPDEDEGIQKASPLTHSPPDEL from the exons ATGGAGCCGTTGCCTGAGCCCGCGCCCCGGCCCGGACCCCGCTgtcttctgcttctctccctgctactgttgctgctgctgctactgccgGCCCCGGAGCTGGGCCCGAGCCAGGCGCAAGCCGAGGAGACCGACTGGGTTCGACTCCCCAGCAAATGCGAag tgTGTAAATACGTTGCCGTGGAGCTGAAATCAGCTTTTGAGGAAACCGGCAAGACCAAGGAGGTGATCGACACAGGCTATGGCATCCTGGATCGGAAGGCTTCCGGAGTCAAATACACCAAGTC CATTTCAGAGCCCCCAGACCAGATGACCTAtcttccttccagctctgacttCCCTTTG CCCCTCTCGTGCTGCTGTCTCTGCAGGGACTTACGGTTAATCGAAGTCACTGAGACCATTTGCAAGAGGCTCCTGGACTATAGCCTGCACAAGGAGAGGACCGGCAGCAACCGGTTTGCCAAG GGCATGTCTGAGACCTTTGAGACACTGCACAACCTGGTCCACAAAGGGGTCAAGGTGGTGATGGATATCCCCTATGAGCTGTGGAATGAGACCTCTGCAGAGGTGGCTGACCTTAAGAAGCAG TGCGACGTGTTGGTGGAAGAGTTTGAGGAGGTGATCGAGGACTGGTACAGGAACCACCAGGAGGAAGACCTGACTCAGTTCCTCTGCGCCAACCACGTGCTGAAGGGCAAGGACACCA GTTGCCTCGCAGAGCAGTGGTCCGGCAAGAAGGGGGACACAGCCGCCCTGGGAGGGAAGAAGTCTAAAAAGAAGAGCGGCAAGGTCAAGGCCTCGGGCAGCGGCAGCAAACAGAGGAAGGAGCTAGGTGGCCTTGAAGAAGACCCCAGCCCCGATGAGGATGAGGGCATCCAGAAGGCATCCCCCCTTACACACAGCCCCCCGGATGAGCTTTGA
- the CNPY3 gene encoding protein canopy homolog 3 isoform X2 yields the protein MEPLPEPAPRPGPRCLLLLSLLLLLLLLLPAPELGPSQAQAEETDWVRLPSKCEVCKYVAVELKSAFEETGKTKEVIDTGYGILDRKASGVKYTKSDLRLIEVTETICKRLLDYSLHKERTGSNRFAKGMSETFETLHNLVHKGVKVVMDIPYELWNETSAEVADLKKQCDVLVEEFEEVIEDWYRNHQEEDLTQFLCANHVLKGKDTSCLAEQWSGKKGDTAALGGKKSKKKSGKVKASGSGSKQRKELGGLEEDPSPDEDEGIQKASPLTHSPPDEL from the exons ATGGAGCCGTTGCCTGAGCCCGCGCCCCGGCCCGGACCCCGCTgtcttctgcttctctccctgctactgttgctgctgctgctactgccgGCCCCGGAGCTGGGCCCGAGCCAGGCGCAAGCCGAGGAGACCGACTGGGTTCGACTCCCCAGCAAATGCGAag tgTGTAAATACGTTGCCGTGGAGCTGAAATCAGCTTTTGAGGAAACCGGCAAGACCAAGGAGGTGATCGACACAGGCTATGGCATCCTGGATCGGAAGGCTTCCGGAGTCAAATACACCAAGTC GGACTTACGGTTAATCGAAGTCACTGAGACCATTTGCAAGAGGCTCCTGGACTATAGCCTGCACAAGGAGAGGACCGGCAGCAACCGGTTTGCCAAG GGCATGTCTGAGACCTTTGAGACACTGCACAACCTGGTCCACAAAGGGGTCAAGGTGGTGATGGATATCCCCTATGAGCTGTGGAATGAGACCTCTGCAGAGGTGGCTGACCTTAAGAAGCAG TGCGACGTGTTGGTGGAAGAGTTTGAGGAGGTGATCGAGGACTGGTACAGGAACCACCAGGAGGAAGACCTGACTCAGTTCCTCTGCGCCAACCACGTGCTGAAGGGCAAGGACACCA GTTGCCTCGCAGAGCAGTGGTCCGGCAAGAAGGGGGACACAGCCGCCCTGGGAGGGAAGAAGTCTAAAAAGAAGAGCGGCAAGGTCAAGGCCTCGGGCAGCGGCAGCAAACAGAGGAAGGAGCTAGGTGGCCTTGAAGAAGACCCCAGCCCCGATGAGGATGAGGGCATCCAGAAGGCATCCCCCCTTACACACAGCCCCCCGGATGAGCTTTGA
- the CNPY3 gene encoding protein canopy homolog 3 isoform X3, which produces MTYLPSSSDFPLPLSCCCLCRDLRLIEVTETICKRLLDYSLHKERTGSNRFAKGMSETFETLHNLVHKGVKVVMDIPYELWNETSAEVADLKKQCDVLVEEFEEVIEDWYRNHQEEDLTQFLCANHVLKGKDTSCLAEQWSGKKGDTAALGGKKSKKKSGKVKASGSGSKQRKELGGLEEDPSPDEDEGIQKASPLTHSPPDEL; this is translated from the exons ATGACCTAtcttccttccagctctgacttCCCTTTG CCCCTCTCGTGCTGCTGTCTCTGCAGGGACTTACGGTTAATCGAAGTCACTGAGACCATTTGCAAGAGGCTCCTGGACTATAGCCTGCACAAGGAGAGGACCGGCAGCAACCGGTTTGCCAAG GGCATGTCTGAGACCTTTGAGACACTGCACAACCTGGTCCACAAAGGGGTCAAGGTGGTGATGGATATCCCCTATGAGCTGTGGAATGAGACCTCTGCAGAGGTGGCTGACCTTAAGAAGCAG TGCGACGTGTTGGTGGAAGAGTTTGAGGAGGTGATCGAGGACTGGTACAGGAACCACCAGGAGGAAGACCTGACTCAGTTCCTCTGCGCCAACCACGTGCTGAAGGGCAAGGACACCA GTTGCCTCGCAGAGCAGTGGTCCGGCAAGAAGGGGGACACAGCCGCCCTGGGAGGGAAGAAGTCTAAAAAGAAGAGCGGCAAGGTCAAGGCCTCGGGCAGCGGCAGCAAACAGAGGAAGGAGCTAGGTGGCCTTGAAGAAGACCCCAGCCCCGATGAGGATGAGGGCATCCAGAAGGCATCCCCCCTTACACACAGCCCCCCGGATGAGCTTTGA